In the genome of Paenibacillus sp. FSL R5-0766, one region contains:
- a CDS encoding phosphotransferase encodes MLNRFPNVNIVKLTGGYTNTTLLLEGTDPQMIAKIYHVENTDARTEISALRLLNHSGVTPRVQDYFEKENWLFVMMDYVPGINAQRLLDQDGVDQGRKIYEQLGIYLARDVHSIKRYDCEAELPVITKSANDVEELEFVPSGIKSMVKEVLDISDHGEQTLIHGDYGPHNVMLSNDLMFILDWEWAGWGNPLFDIAWVVWFVHLHYPHMAKDLSEVFLNAYTERTNIDVTNDLIRAYSTSKVIQIMNRIKNAHPDVHREWLRRLEWTLQASFNKS; translated from the coding sequence TTGTTAAACAGATTTCCGAATGTGAACATTGTTAAACTAACAGGTGGTTATACCAATACGACCCTTTTACTTGAGGGAACTGATCCGCAGATGATTGCTAAAATCTATCATGTAGAAAATACAGATGCAAGGACAGAAATAAGCGCGTTAAGGTTGTTAAATCATTCTGGCGTGACTCCGCGAGTGCAGGATTATTTTGAAAAAGAAAACTGGCTGTTTGTTATGATGGATTACGTTCCAGGAATAAACGCACAGAGGCTGCTGGATCAAGATGGAGTTGACCAAGGTAGGAAAATTTATGAGCAGCTTGGTATATATCTCGCCAGAGACGTGCACTCCATCAAACGATATGATTGCGAAGCAGAGCTGCCAGTCATAACGAAGTCCGCTAATGATGTGGAGGAACTTGAGTTTGTACCCTCCGGAATCAAAAGCATGGTAAAAGAAGTGTTGGACATTTCCGATCATGGGGAGCAAACTCTGATTCACGGAGATTACGGACCACATAATGTCATGTTATCCAACGATTTAATGTTCATTTTGGACTGGGAGTGGGCAGGATGGGGCAATCCGTTGTTTGATATCGCATGGGTGGTCTGGTTTGTGCATCTTCATTACCCTCACATGGCAAAGGATCTGTCAGAAGTCTTCTTAAATGCATATACAGAACGTACAAATATTGATGTAACAAATGATCTAATTCGGGCATATTCCACATCCAAAGTAATACAGATCATGAACCGAATCAAGAATGCTCATCCAGATGTACATAGGGAATGGCTCCGCAGATTAGAATGGACACTGCAAGCGAGCTTTAACAAGTCTTAA